In one window of Fulvia fulva chromosome 5, complete sequence DNA:
- a CDS encoding Histone acetyltransferase type B catalytic subunit — MRPTSETVDEVDEMEEEELDEEIQAQVNEWSSNSSDSFTIQLLRGGKVAAAFQPEFTYAIFGEQESIFGYQGLDISLTLRAHDLHPRLKFKASKTFPAQGEVRPTDIEEALRDFLPAAAFEDNAPPEQVDFQPPGDKIHEYKRNGKTYQVWCASLADSRARQILENMQILATMFIDGGTILELEQDWTTARWKLFLTYQVDQGASSGIPPYQLIGYGTSYRTFTFPDRLRKVQFDDFSPSSQPATHFLPLPDAKPNEMANRPDFESPLELPSRERLSQFLVLPPFHGVGHGEALYNTMFQHLTAPSNVREFTVEDPNEKFDDLRDFCDLLYLRRNVAEFRDLRVNPDVPEDKLSATQNIPTDLIVPGDLRKIVMREHKIMPRQFDRLVEMHTLSFIPPLNRSRSRITKKEKVKNENDRAYFFWRLYAKQRLYIFNADQLKQVEHSERVEKLESALDSVLEAYTQMIEKVEKREDMIESGEFEDNGIPSADSSFSKRKRAVVADDEDEDGEPGAVQERSESNGHKKVRVD, encoded by the coding sequence ATGCGACCAACATCAGAGACGGTGGACGAGGTGGACGAGATGGAGGAAGAGGAGCTTGATGAGGAGATCCAGGCGCAGGTGAACGAGTGGTCGAGCAACAGCAGCGACTCCTTCACCATTCAGCTGCTACGAGGCGGCAAGGTCGCGGCTGCCTTCCAGCCCGAGTTCACATATGCCATCTTTGGCGAGCAAGAATCGATATTCGGCTATCAAGGTCTCGACATCAGCCTCACCCTACGCGCACACGACTTGCACCCGAGGCTGAAGTTCAAGGCCAGCAAGACTTTCCCAGCACAAGGCGAGGTACGACCAACAGACATCGAGGAGGCACTTCGAGACTTCCTTCCTGCAGCCGCTTTCGAGGACAACGCACCACCAGAGCAGGTCGACTTCCAGCCACCCGGCGACAAGATCCACGAATATAAGCGCAATGGCAAGACATATCAGGTCTGGTGTGCAAGCCTGGCAGATTCAAGAGCACGGCAGATACTGGAGAACATGCAGATCTTAGCAACTATGTTCATTGACGGCGGTACCATACTTGAGCTGGAGCAAGATTGGACCACCGCGCGCTGGAAGCTCTTCCTGACGTACCAGGTCGATCAAGGCGCCAGCAGCGGCATTCCACCATATCAGCTGATTGGATATGGCACCTCCTACAGGACCTTCACCTTCCCCGATCGGTTAAGGAAAGTACAATTCGACGACTTCTCTCCAAGCTCGCAACCAGCTACCCACTTCCTGCCCCTACCCGACGCGAAGCCGAACGAGATGGCCAATAGACCCGACTTTGAGTCGCCATTGGAGCTGCCCTCGCGCGAGCGACTATCGCAATTCTTGGTGCTACCACCGTTCCACGGCGTAGGACACGGTGAAGCACTTTACAACACGATGTTTCAGCATCTCACAGCTCCCAGCAATGTCCGCGAGTTCACGGTCGAGGATCCAAACGAGAAGTTCGACGACCTCCGCGATTTCTGCGATCTCCTGTACTTGCGCAGAAACGTAGCAGAGTTCCGCGACTTACGAGTGAACCCAGATGTGCCAGAGGACAAACTCTCAGCTACTCAAAACATTCCTACAGATCTTATCGTGCCTGGCGACCTGCGCAAGATCGTCATGAGGGAGCACAAGATTATGCCACGGCAATTCGACCGATTGGTAGAGATGCACACTCTCTCCTTCATCCCGCCATTGAATCGTTCGAGAAGTAGGATCACCAAGAAAGAGAAGGTGAAGAATGAGAACGACAGAGCCTACTTCTTCTGGCGGCTGTACGCCAAGCAAAGACTTTACATCTTCAACGCGGATCAGCTCAAGCAGGTCGAGCACAGTGAGAGGGTCGAGAAGCTGGAGTCGGCGCTGGACAGCGTGCTTGAGGCGTACACGCAGATGATCGAAAAGGTTGAGAAGAGGGAGGATATGATCGAAAGCGGCGAGTTTGAAGACAATGGCATACCTTCTGCCGATTCCAGCTTCTCTAAGCGCAAGCGAGCTGTCGTGGCGGACGATGAAGATGAAGATGGCGAGCCGGGGGCCGTGCAGGAGCGCTCTGAAAGCAACGGTCACAAAAAGGTTAGAGTCGACTGA
- a CDS encoding Bis(5'-nucleosyl)-tetraphosphatase, symmetrical, whose amino-acid sequence MVTSASAGGDALPKMRTNDEEHQTLRQYQARLQASKPLIDQVSNQWKNEKTSCEEGYTQEEGESGFCDLDNAASCPNITRDLAASRRFRRKFAYAAITLLAVYYLWSRYWRPKMAVDWAYREGFVSQSDGTYGIARGGDLDPDLVRIRELDHELLPGGKSDPDGKRRLVFVGDVHGCKKELWKLLDKVDFREDTDHLVLVGDIISKGPDNVGVLDELIRLKATSVRGNHEDRILQVARSLDTGAPPPSEKVSSKGHSKDAALLRELKPPHLKYLRDMPLMLHIPSLPMALSSTKKHDSPIKEHILVVHAGLVPGVALNKQDPYFVMNMRSINRRTHVPSATRAPSKQSKPWFDIWNWYNDHVYRKKSMRGFNPPGTDSSEEDTTAQDSSSWFLTTLWKNFWGKKKLHPNPQIVIYGHDSKQGLQIERWSKGLDSGCVGGGELTALVLDARGRQELHSVGCKNYRD is encoded by the coding sequence ATGGTGACCTCAGCCTCAGCCGGTGGAGACGCGCTACCGAAGATGCGCACAAACGACGAAGAGCACCAGACGCTGCGGCAGTACCAAGCGAGACTGCAGGCCAGCAAGCCACTGATCGATCAAGTCAGCAATCAATGGAAGAATGAGAAGACCAGCTGCGAAGAGGGCTATACACAGGAGGAAGGAGAGTCCGGCTTCTGCGATCTGGACAATGCGGCGAGCTGTCCGAACATAACTAGAGACCTGGCCGCGTCTCGCCGTTTCCGCAGAAAGTTTGCATATGCTGCTATCACGCTATTGGCAGTGTACTACCTCTGGTCTCGATATTGGCGGCCAAAGATGGCTGTGGACTGGGCATATCGAGAGGGTTTCGTGTCGCAAAGCGATGGCACATACGGGATCGCGAGGGGAGGTGACCTGGATCCAGATCTCGTTCGGATAAGGGAACTTGACCATGAGCTGCTGCCAGGGGGAAAGTCAGACCCGGATGGCAAGAGACGACTCGTCTTCGTGGGAGACGTTCACGGCTGTAAGAAGGAGCTTTGGAAACTACTGGACAAGGTGGATTTTCGAGAGGATACAGACCACCTGGTACTAGTCGGCGACATCATCTCGAAAGGTCCAGACAATGTTGGAGTACTGGACGAACTCATCCGACTCAAAGCCACCAGCGTTCGAGGCAATCATGAGGACAGAATTCTGCAGGTCGCACGATCCCTCGACACAGGCGCACCGCCACCCAGTGAGAAGGTCTCAAGTAAAGGACACTCCAAAGACGCCGCACTGCTCCGAGAACTCAAGCCGCCTCACCTGAAGTACCTCCGCGACATGCCCTTGATGCTCCACATCCCCTCTCTCCCCATGGCTCTATCGTCAACCAAGAAGCATGACTCGCCGATCAAGGAGCACATCTTGGTCGTTCACGCTGGCCTCGTCCCAGGAGTAGCCTTGAACAAGCAAGACCCTTACTTCGTAATGAACATGCGCAGCATCAACCGCCGCACCCACGTCCCATCCGCCACGCGCGCACCCTCAAAGCAGTCAAAACCCTGGTTCGACATCTGGAACTGGTACAACGATCACGTGTACCGCAAGAAGTCGATGCGTGGATTCAATCCTCCGGGGACCGACTCAAGTGAAGAGGATACCACTGCGCAAGACTCGTCAAGCTGGTTTCTTACAACCTTGTGGAAGAACTTCTGGGGCAAGAAGAAACTGCATCCAAATCCCCAGATTGTGATCTACGGGCATGACAGTAAACAAGGCTTGCAAATTGAGCGATGGTCCAAGGGCTTGGACTCGGGGTGTGTAGGAGGCGGGGAATTAACTGCCCTGGTGCTGGATGCGCGGGGAAGGCAGGAGTTGCATAGTGTTGGGTGTAAGAACTATCGAGATTAG
- a CDS encoding Autophagy-related protein 17, whose protein sequence is MSTSESSLSSSPPPPDSPEASYEGPPTLERLVIHFVSAKRSLNSTGYVFRANELVTSSRSLIEELAVLNAKNAFAKRGLDEQVDTLDAIRDAIVADGDKVSDQFNATLATLDTAHIRLEKTLKTLRKTVVRTKQTDQAASQGTASESAVSDSQQDEQKTLFDFIDEQNHEDLLSSLRGLIDSHHVARRELNSNLQVFDDSLKSISKQLTISPEASAGPNKPTIYDEPPATIEQLFRGMEDHATEMASSLQNLIQHYDLCVTALKHTEGGGEAAKQAIDIAELAKGILGAEESLYGKTVAEPISDEERAEMLRIIDKDSFEVEDVMAEIRDRASEMESHYQELSRHVSNGRSQNKTLRHVLSLMHEVRAAIPGYLRAELKYRESWTGINREILAKTQALADLSVFYEQFLSGYGKLLKEVERRKASEAQMQKVAERAKRDLAKLYGADRVAREEFMEQVGEVLPSDLGEWYGLGLEAPKWSVNVVVPDDELEEE, encoded by the coding sequence ATGAGCACCTCAGAGTCTTCCTTGTCCAGTTCACCACCTCCGCCAGACTCACCAGAGGCAAGCTATGAGGGTCCACCGACTTTAGAGCGCTTAGTGATACATTTTGTGTCTGCAAAGAGGTCTCTCAACTCTACCGGCTATGTCTTCCGTGCCAACGAGCTCGTCACGAGCTCACGATCCCTTATCGAAGAGCTTGCCGTGCTGAACGCGAAGAATGCCTTTGCTAAGCGGGGCCTGGACGAGCAGGTAGACACGCTCGATGCCATCCGGGACGCTATCGTTGCCGACGGGGACAAAGTATCTGATCAGTTCAACGCCACTCTTGCCACCCTAGACACTGCCCACATCAGGCTGGAGAAGACATTGAAGACGCTACGAAAGACAGTGGTGCGCACGAAACAGACCGATCAGGCAGCAAGTCAGGGGACAGCATCGGAGAGTGCTGTCAGTGACTCCCAGCAAGATGAGCAGAAGACTCTTTTCGACTTCATCGACGAGCAGAACCACGAAGACCTGCTAAGCTCGTTGCGAGGGCTCATTGACTCTCACCATGTTGCCCGTCGCGAGCTGAACAGCAACTTGCAAGTCTTTGATGATTCTCTCAAGTCAATATCTAAACAGCTCACTATCTCGCCAGAAGCCTCGGCAGGACCGAACAAGCCCACTATCTATGATGAGCCACCAGCTACGATCGAGCAGCTGTTTCGGGGCATGGAGGACCACGCCACTGAGATGGCCTCCAGTCTGCAGAATCTGATCCAGCACTACGACCTGTGTGTGACAGCACTCAAACATACCGAAGGTGGTGGCGAGGCCGCAAAACAGGCCATCGACATTGCAGAGTTAGCTAAGGGCATTCTGGGTGCCGAGGAGAGTTTGTATGGCAAAACGGTCGCGGAACCCATCTCGGACGAGGAACGCGCGGAAATGCTGCGGATCATTGACAAGGATTCTTTCGAAGTCGAGGATGTGATGGCTGAAATTCGAGATCGCGCCAGTGAGATGGAGAGTCATTACCAGGAGCTATCAAGACATGTCAGCAACGGGCGGTCGCAGAATAAGACTCTGCGGCATGTCCTCAGTTTGATGCATGAGGTCCGTGCAGCTATACCTGGCTACCTGCGCGCAGAATTAAAGTACCGCGAGTCCTGGACTGGCATCAACCGCGAAATTCTGGCCAAAACTCAGGCGTTGGCAGATCTTAGTGTCTTCTACGAGCAGTTCCTCTCTGGGTATGGCAAGCTTTTGAAGGAAGTCGAGAGGCGCAAGGCGAGTGAGGCGCAAATGCAAAAAGTCGCAGAACGTGCGAAACGGGACCTGGCTAAGCTCTACGGGGCGGATCGTGTGGCGAGGGAGGAGTTCATGGAGCAAGTTGGGGAAGTGCTGCCAAGCGATCTTGGCGAATGGTATGGGCTGGGACTGGAAGCCCCAAAATGGTCGGTCAACGTTGTCGTGCCTGATGATGAGCTCGAAGAAGAGTGA
- a CDS encoding Putative metallocarboxypeptidase ECM14 translates to MKHVQTALLALPALLSTLVLAAPPAYEQHPLHLPHNPEPQSQWRDFVGHMLDAVWRPSSCHGSKDRAHSDRPRPPPHVFAGYGGDIVVRFNISTPEEAEYMAEAIDNQLLDVWEFSYEWVDVRMAKEEVPYLLGLLPKSLQNAHTPLLREQALAQAIADTYPRSAKQATTEAPYHLPTRRPFSPTLEPVSAAETNIFFADYQPFSVIDPWMRLLASLYTTHVRKISIGTTAEGRDIPALRVGVHPTNSEDPNPPKRKTILVAGGLHAREWISTTTVNYIAYSLVTGYGQVTSVTRLLEAFDFVFVPTLNPDGYIYTWETDRLWRKNRQETGLRFCKGMDLDKAFGYEWAATDNPCSEAYAGSSAFEAREAKAFGDWAKNETDNNNVDFVGFLDLHSYSQQILYPYAYSCDATPPGLENLEEVAFGIGKAIRTTHGHNYEVMPACEGNVAFNSKGTKQHLMPRIESSGGSALDFFYHTIGTRYAYQIKLRDRGTYGFLLPRDNIIPVGKEVLNAVLYLGGFLGDLYDSDSAEVEMEKPELKDAEEEREVEELREEAGEDDVDSWVTVKDLNPEDVNWDLKRRKRR, encoded by the coding sequence ATGAAGCACGTCCAGACAGCCTTGTTGGCTCTACCGGCACTGCTATCTACATTGGTGCTTGCTGCTCCTCCAGCATACGAACAACACCCCCTGCACCTCCCTCACAATCCGGAACCTCAATCGCAATGGCGAGACTTTGTAGGACATATGCTGGATGCAGTGTGGCGGCCGAGCTCCTGTCATGGATCCAAGGACAGAGCGCATAGTGACAGACCACGGCCTCCACCCCACGTCTTTGCTGGTTATGGGGGAGACATCGTGGTCAGATTCAACATCAGCACACCCGAAGAGGCCGAGTACATGGCAGAGGCCATCGATAACCAGCTTCTGGACGTGTGGGAGTTCTCGTACGAGTGGGTGGATGTTCGCATGGCCAAGGAGGAGGTGCCTTATCTGCTGGGTCTTCTCCCGAAGTCGCTACAGAACGCGCACACGCCTCTGCTGCGTGAGCAGGCTCTTGCGCAAGCCATAGCAGATACGTATCCCCGAAGCGCGAAGCAGGCCACTACGGAGGCGCCATACCACTTACCCACGCGACGACCTTTTAGCCCAACACTGGAGCCAGTGTCGGCAGCAGAGACCAACATTTTCTTCGCCGATTACCAGCCATTTTCCGTCATTGATCCGTGGATGAGGCTGCTCGCGTCTCTGTACACCACTCATGTGCGCAAAATCAGTATTGGTACGACTGCCGAAGGTCGCGACATTCCAGCCCTACGAGTCGGCGTGCACCCAACGAACAGCGAAGACCCGAATCCTCCAAAGCGCAAGACAATCCTCGTGGCTGGCGGTCTACATGCAAGAGAATGGATCAGCACTACAACAGTGAATTATATTGCCTACTCTCTCGTCACAGGCTATGGCCAAGTTACCAGCGTGACGAGGTTGCTAGAAGCCTTCGACTTCGTGTTTGTGCCCACACTGAACCCCGATGGCTACATCTACACCTGGGAGACAGATCGCCTCTGGCGCAAGAACAGACAGGAGACTGGCCTACGCTTCTGCAAGGGCATGGATTTGGACAAAGCGTTCGGCTACGAATGGGCCGCGACGGACAACCCGTGTAGCGAAGCCTACGCCGGCAGTAGTGCATTCGAAGCAAGAGAGGCGAAAGCCTTCGGAGATTGGGCGAAAAATGAGACTGATAACAACAACGTGGACTTTGTGGGATTCCTGGACTTGCACTCGTACTCACAGCAGATTCTCTACCCCTACGCCTACTCCTGCGACGCGACGCCACCAGGTTTGGAGAATCTTGAAGAGGTCGCATTTGGAATTGGCAAGGCGATCCGAACAACACATGGCCACAACTACGAAGTCATGCCAGCTTGCGAGGGCAACGTCGCATTCAACTCAAAAGGCACGAAGCAGCACCTCATGCCGCGCATTGAGTCTTCAGGCGGATCGGCGCTGGACTTCTTCTACCATACTATCGGCACGCGGTACGCGTATCAGATCAAGCTACGTGATCGTGGAACATATGGGTTTCTTCTGCCAAGGGACAACATCATACCTGTAGGGAAGGAGGTCCTGAACGCTGTGTTGTATCTCGGTGGCTTCCTCGGTGACCTTTACGATAGTGATAGCGCCGAGGTCGAGATGGAAAAGCCAGAATTGAAGGACGCTGAAGAAGAGCGAGAAGTCGAGGAGCTCAGGGAGGAAGCGGGCGAAGATGATGTTGACTCCTGGGTGACAGTGAAGGACCTTAATCCCGAGGACGTAAATTGGGATCTTAAGCGGCGGAAGAGACGATGA
- a CDS encoding putative E3 ubiquitin ligase complex SCF subunit sconB, translating to MPEHADEELSKRLLSHTMAHAHLHDNHSQQQPTPAADGHHSHSPALGSGSLGSAHVHSELLRHNHEHDGSLRSEYRTQRDGDADNINMMHTTSKHADMTVAPFLSKHIPMQYNPINGSDSTNSRLDHDQPKVNTKFCYRHRPDLKCRRQANEPSMDQLQNELATLSQSDQQAISHVWSLFSAAPAKHRNLMLQGILTQCCFPQLSFISANIRDLIKIDFLAALPPELGFKILCYLDTTSLCKAAQVSQRWRELADDDVVWHKMCEQHIDRKCEKCGWGLPLLERKRLRIEKRQIQLRASGRGMNEWSPNITPIPEDSLPPPQQAESSSSAGTKRPHEDSQSPEMVKRQCSTSSQESSVGVPGNDAYFAPKRRPWKDVYKDRFKVGTAWKYGRCSTKVFKGHTNGVMSLQFDENTLITGSYDTTVKVWDISTGECLRTLTGHTSGIRCLQFDNTGKLMTGSLDSTLKLWNWKNGKLLRTFNAHSDGVITLHFTARYTASGSRDRMIRVWDSQKQSTYLLRGHTDWVNCVRIDEPSRTLFSASDDLTVRLWDLDTLECIRVFEGHVGQVQQVVPMPVEFEMDDLRRTPEKDDDESSVSSVTIAASHQDNAHGHVLKTEPFWPNDCERPAPPRYMFTGALDSTIRLWDTHFRPSQRHEPCPQAGTDFEIIPTDPLTNSHMPRAQACIRTFFGHVEGIWALAADHLRLISGSEDRMMKIWDPRTGKCERTFTGHQGPVTCAWLSDSRVASGSEDCEVRMLCFGELD from the coding sequence ATGCCGGAGCACGCAGACGAGGAATTGTCGAAGCGACTGCTCAGTCACACCATGGCCCACGCCCATCTCCATGATAATCACTCTCAGCAGCAGCCAACTCCTGCCGCCGACGGACACCATTCCCACTCCCCGGCCCTGGGGTCTGGTTCCTTAGGCAGCGCGCACGTCCATAGCGAGCTACTCCGCCATAATCACGAACACGACGGCTCACTAAGGAGTGAGTATCGCACGCAACGCGATGGCGATGCCGACAACATCAACATGATGCACACCACCTCCAAACATGCCGACATGACTGTTGCGCCCTTCCTCTCCAAACACATCCCCATGCAATACAACCCCATCAACGGCTCCGATTCCACCAACTCTCGCCTCGACCACGACCAGCCCAAGGTCAACACCAAGTTCTGCTACCGTCACCGACCAGATCTGAAGTGCCGTCGCCAAGCAAACGAGCCGTCAATGGATCAGCTACAGAACGAGTTGGCCACCCTGTCACAGTCCGATCAGCAGGCCATCTCCCACGTCTGGTCCCTCTTCTCCGCCGCGCCCGCAAAGCACCGGAACCTAATGCTCCAGGGCATCCTCACTCAATGCTGCTTCCCACAGTTATCCTTCATCTCCGCCAACATTCGTGATCTGATCAAGATTGACTTCCTCGCTGCCCTTCCTCCCGAGCTCGGCTTCAAGATTCTATGCTATCTAGACACGACCTCCCTCTGCAAGGCTGCTCAAGTCAGCCAAAGATGGCGCGAACTGGCCGATGACGATGTGGTCTGGCACAAAATGTGTGAACAGCATATTGACAGGAAGTGCGAGAAGTGCGGCTGGGGACTGCCTCTGCTGGAACGAAAGAGATTGAGGATTGAAAAGAGACAGATTCAGCTGAGGGCGTCGGGCAGAGGGATGAATGAATGGTCGCCAAATATCACACCAATACCCGAAGACAGTTTGCCTCCGCCTCAACAAGCAGAGTCGAGCTCCAGCGCTGGAACGAAGCGACCACACGAAGACTCGCAATCGCCGGAGATGGTCAAGAGACAATGCTCTACTTCGTCACAAGAGTCATCTGTTGGTGTACCGGGCAACGATGCATACTTTGCCCCTAAAAGGCGGCCATGGAAGGACGTGTACAAGGACAGATTCAAGGTCGGCACTGCTTGGAAGTACGGGAGATGCAGCACCAAGGTCTTCAAGGGTCACACCAATGGTGTCATGAGTCTGCAATTCGACGAAAACACCCTCATCACAGGCTCATATGACACCACAGTGAAGGTCTGGGACATCAGTACCGGAGAATGTCTTCGCACTCTGACTGGCCACACCAGCGGGATAAGGTGTCTCCAATTTGACAACACGGGCAAGTTGATGACAGGCAGCCTTGACTCTACCCTTAAGCTGTGGAACTGGAAGAATGGCAAGCTATTGCGAACATTCAACGCCCACTCTGATGGTGTCATCACGCTACACTTCACTGCGCGGTACACGGCTAGCGGTTCGCGGGACAGGATGATTCGTGTTTGGGACTCTCAAAAGCAGTCAACCTATCTGCTTCGCGGCCACACTGACTGGGTCAACTGCGTTCGCATCGACGAGCCATCACGGACCTTGTTCTCCGCATCGGATGACCTGACGGTCAGGCTCTGGGATCTTGACACCTTGGAATGCATCAGAGTGTTCGAAGGCCATGTAGGACAGGTTCAGCAAGTCGTACCGATGCCAGTCGAGTTTGAGATGGACGACCTCAGACGGACGCCCGAAAAAGATGACGATGAAAGCAGTGTCAGCTCAGTCACCATTGCAGCGTCGCACCAAGACAATGCTCACGGTCATGTTCTCAAGACAGAGCCGTTCTGGCCTAATGACTGCGAGCGTCCAGCGCCGCCCCGATACATGTTCACCGGAGCTTTGGACTCGACGATTCGGCTATGGGACACCCACTTTCGTCCATCCCAGCGCCACGAGCCCTGCCCGCAAGCAGGCACGGACTTTGAGATCATACCGACCGATCCACTGACGAACTCACACATGCCCCGTGCGCAAGCATGTATCCGGACCTTCTTCGGTCACGTCGAAGGCATCTGGGCGCTAGCCGCAGATCATCTCCGCCTTATTTCAGGCAGTGAGGACCGAATGATGAAGATATGGGACCCGAGAACCGGTAAATGTGAGCGGACGTTCACAGGACATCAAGGACCTGTGACTTGCGCATGGCTCAGTGATAGTCGTGTGGCAAGCGGAAGTGAAGATTGCGAGGTGCGGATGCTGTGCTTTGGAGAGTTGGACTAG
- a CDS encoding Zinc transporter ZIP9, whose translation MWDGLAILLLLSIVMGTASFLAGSLPLSFSLSQRQLRLITALGTGVLVGTSLIVIIPEGVETLYSASGSSHGHSERSLSLTTRGATVQPYLHAAAIEHQVRQETEPLAFPDQAIDNTFRTGPDDGFQTPKDASHAEPPSSDPGHEPGVVTQHPSDPSTEAEDSGHDPHAWIGISLILGFILMYLIDTLPRQASSSTAPQRFQVSLNNFSLNRTPSASNDVPSDPEAESFATNTPQHSSSRPSSTTVGLVIHAAADGIALGASSTGPSNHLSFVIFIALIIHKAPAAFGLTTVLLKQGLSKRMARARLIVFSLAAPVGALMTWSAVHILGFSSSSLGESASTEFATGVLLLFSGGTFLYVAMHTMQGNATDGHLHEAHMMNGYAGVPLDDAYAVQSPPSLKPATTAMVDTLVTVGGMLLPLLTQFGHGH comes from the exons ATGTGGGACGGACTGGCGATACTGCTCTTATTGAGCATTG TCATGGGCACGGC CTCCTTCCTCGCCGGATCGCTACCTCTTTCCTTTTCGCTATCACAACGGCAACTGCGTCTCATTACCGCGCTGGGCACGGGAGTCCTCGTTGGGACATCTTTGATTGTCATCATACCAGAAGGAGTTGAAACGCTATACAGTGCGAGTGGAAGCAGTCATGGCCACAGTGAGCGGAGCCTATCACTTACTACAAGAGGCGCGACAGTACAGCCATACCTGCATGCTGCTGCGATAGAGCATCAAGTGAGGCAGGAGACGGAACCTCTAGCCTTTCCCGACCAAGCTATAGACAACACCTTTCGAACAGGCCCAGACGATGGATTTCAGACCCCCAAAGATGCCTCACACGCCGAACCACCCTCGTCGGATCCAGGTCACGAGCCAGGCGTAGTGACACAACATCCAAGCGATCCCTCAACCGAGGCCGAGGACTCAGGACACGATCCTCATGCATGGATCGGCATTTCTCTGATTCTAGGCTTCATCCTCATGTACCTGATTGATACCTTACCTCGCCAGGCGAGCAGCTCCACAGCACCACAACGCTTTCAGGTATCTCTCAACAACTTCAGCCTCAACCGAACGCCCTCCGCCTCGAACGATGTTCCGAGCGACCCAGAAGCAGAATCCTTCGCCACCAACACTCCACAGCATTCCAGCTCTAGACCGAGTTCCACAACAGTGGGCCTCGTCATTCACGCTGCTGCAGACGGAATCGCCCTCGGAGCTTCATCCACAGGACCTAGCAACCACCTAAGCTTTGTTATCTTCATCGCCCTCATAATTCACAAAGCTCCGGCGGCATTCGGTCTGACCACCGTCCTGCTCAAGCAAGGCCTATCTAAACGCATGGCTCGCGCCCGCCTTATCGTTTTCTCGCTGGCCGCACCCGTCGGCGCCCTGATGACATGGAGTGCCGTTCACATCCTCGGCTTCTCCTCCAGTTCGCTCGGAGAGAGTGCCAGCACCGAGTTTGCCACTGGTGTCTTGCTCCTCTTTTCCGGTGGTACGTTTCTTTACGTTGCAATGCATACTATGCAGGGAAACGCTACAGATGGCCATTTGCATGAGGCACACATGATGAATGGATATGCCGGTGTGCCTTTGGACGATGCGTATGCGGTACAGAGTCCACCCTCGCTAAAGCCGGCCACGACAGCTATGGTTGACACGCTAGTGACTGTTGGTGGCATGCTGCTGCCTCTATTGACACAGTTTGGCCACGGGCATTAA
- a CDS encoding Rhamnogalacturonan acetylesterase RhgT, translating into MRTSAVICAAISASTTYAAAIASRSALPPFFLVAGDSTTAKGGGWGDGFLETTLSSPASGINYGHSGTTTVSFRALGDWDTVLEEAEGHKYAYDVFVTIQFGHNDQKPAANISLSQFAANLATFVDEVRSVGAEPILISSLTRRTFSGDPPRVIENLANERNATISVALERETKWIDLNKASTDYVNAIGPDASHVYNLAPDDNTHLNDWGSVVFGRMVSDLLVEKYGDVFEQWTVENQTLSEAIEAGLPA; encoded by the exons ATGAGAACCTCCGCTGTCATATGCGCTGCCATCAGCGCAAGCACAACATATGCCGCCGCTATAGCCTCACGAAGTGCACTACCACCCTTCTTCCTAGTCGCCGGCGACTCTACCACCGCAAAGGGCGGCGGCTGGGGAGATGGTTTTCTGGAAACCACGCTCTCAAGTCCAGCATCGGGCATAAACTACGGTCACAGCGGCACCACGACTGTGAGCTTCAGGGCCCTCGGCGATTGGGACACTGTATTAGAGGAGGCAGAAGGCCACAAATATGCTTACGATGTATTCGTTACGATCCAA TTCGGCCACAACGATCAGAAGCCTGCAGCAAACATCAGCCTGTCCCAATTCGCAGCAAATCTCGCCACCTTCGTCGACGAAGTTCGCTCAGTCGGTGCAGAACCCATCCTCATCTCATCATTGACTCGCCGCACCTTCTCAGGCGATCCGCCCCGGGTGATCGAGAATCTCGCCAACGAGCGCAACGCCACCATCTCTGTTGCCCTCGAGCGCGAGACCAAATGGATCGATCTGAACAAGGCCAGTACAGACTATGTCAATGCTATCGGTCCGGATGCGAGCCATGTGTACAATCTGGCTCCGGATGATAACACGCATTTGAATGACTGGGGCAGTGTGGTGTTTGGGAGGATGGTGAGCGATTTGTTGGTTGAGAAGTATGGTGATGTGTTTGAGCAGTGGACCGTGGAGAATCAGACGCTTAGTGAGGCGATTGAAGCTGGCTTGCCGGCTTGA